From one Gossypium hirsutum isolate 1008001.06 chromosome D08, Gossypium_hirsutum_v2.1, whole genome shotgun sequence genomic stretch:
- the LOC107909116 gene encoding sister chromatid cohesion 1 protein 4 isoform X2 → MLIIMLAQESRLRFKIPWTVLFTPHHNLDWMNVLVMVTLLRLVCLMRYDPQGSDVPQEQVPSNSEAMPMDCSGDQVEDLAANSEFIDYEQDPGTPGLVEVPNLSGVHEELTGGDHAEPEHDNLTELANSKCVENASNKSNLHHEDNNPLDQSLENEINHDAVVIEPPENDCHISDMEKEQTKPQESSLPDAVSVECASAVGTVRGPDGLDRVEEMHNGGMHSIDRTDRECAESPSCSNVTFDLDEPARRTSSNSNCVPMSDGNLENDQALQKFEFGNEAEATGNLEESYGKAIASNPSCPLESPSRPTVIDGEAQAFQEPNVSENLKETGIHEEVSSVQFLGSNNLAAAEQNSVDMSQREEEVHASGAPIEVQGEVCQTQMLEPAFCGHQLENSNSCAMSDLPAPERLLSAPEELLDKPSDLLVESTPDKEVLAGNDEIDAGTKLISGKKRSLTESTLTVESINSVESFGRPQSMRTAESVPDDDDLLSSILVGRKSSVFKMKPTPQFEVASRKRTRSAAKPSATKRKVLMEDTMVLHGDTIRQQLVNTEDIRRIRKKAPCTRTEISLIQRRFLEDEIFSESVLTGMSDDLTCLHSEQYDLSSIRISEGDENHASNEVAKDSGCSVGPDIAEGGFEGSSVPLINGNDEQVQSVGITVHTETRQGEYSDLNSQQDRNPVDGITEMEIDRDNAEAVNASNHFVLNEFGVSSPTNLGTEFLLEESKANTSADGSIAECFAPIENGTNSLVTLQTGESVNGSQNAYEAENDKVDVIDEAQVEVALLDHDDKDPIRKDIEECRMDSTYSENVDVVLNNASLNTGETSTFQEVDAVNKEMTSLVDNQAEFEDVAIGNDTEFLNVDDDELGEDDDNGMPGGDESRLLDNSGWSSRTRAVAKYLQNLFEDEAVHGRKALSMDSLLARKTRKEASRMFFETLVLKTKDYIHVEQGKPFDDICIKPRLKLLKSDF, encoded by the exons ATATGATCCCCAAGGGTCAGATGTACCACAAGAGCAAGTCCCAAGTAATTCAGAAGCTATGCCAATGGATTGCAGTGGGGATCAG GTAGAAGATCTCGCTGCAAATTCTGAATTTATTGATTATGAACAAGATCCAGGTACTCCTGGATTAGTGGAGGTGCCTAACTTGTCTGGTGTTCATGAGGAACTGACAGGTGGTGATCATGCAGAACCAGAACATGACAATCTTACAGAATTGGCTAACTCAAAGTGTGTAGAAAATGCTTCTAATAAATCAAATCTTCACCATGAAGATAACAATCCATTGGATCAGTCattggaaaatgaaataaatcatgATGCTGTTGTTATCGAGCCTCCTGAGAATGATTGCCATATTAGTGACATGGAGAAAGAACAAACTAAACCGCAGGAAAGTTCTCTCCCTGATGCTGTGTCTGTGGAGTGTGCATCTGCTGTTGGGACTGTCAGAGGACCTGATGGTTTGGATAGGGTGGAAGAGATGCATAATGGCGGTATGCACTCAATTGATAGAACTGACAGGGAATGTGCAGAATCTCCTAGCTGCTCCAATGTCACCTTTGATTTGGATGAACCTGCTCGAAGAACAAGTTCAAATAGCAACTGTGTGCCCATGTCAGATGGCAATTTGGAAAATGATCAAGCAttacaaaaatttgaatttggGAATGAAGCGGAAGCCACCGGTAATTTGGAAGAATCATATGGCAAAGCAATAGCTTCAAATCCTTCCTGTCCATTGGAATCACCTAGTAGGCCAACAGTAATTGATGGAGAAGCTCAAGCTTTTCAAGAACCGAATGTCTCTGAAAATCTTAAAGAAACTGGTATTCATGAAGAGGTCTCGTCTGTTCAATTTCTTGGGAGCAATAATTTGGCTGCTGCTGAGCAGAACTCTGTGGATATGTCCCAAAGGGAGGAGGAAGTTCATGCTTCTGGAGCTCCAATTGAGGTGCAAG GTGAAGTCTGCCAAACTCAGATGTTGGAACCTGCTTTTTGTGGTCATCAGTTGGAAAATTCAAATAGTTGTGCTATGTCTGACTTGCCTGCACCTGAAAGGTTACTCTCTGCACCGGAAGAACTGCTTGATAAACCAAGTGATTTGCTGGTTGAGTCTACCCCAGACAAAGAGGTCCTAGCAGGgaatgatgaaattgatgctGGAACGAAACTCATTTCAGGAAAAAAGCGAAGTTTAACTGAAAGTACACTGACTGTAGAGAGTATAAACTCAGTTGAATCATTTGGCAGGCCCCAATCCATGAGAACTGCTGAATCAGTTCCTGATGATGATGACTTGTTGTCTTCTATTTTAG TTGGGAGAAAATCTTCAGTTTTTAAAATGAAGCCAACTCCTCAGTTTGAAGTTGCATCAAGGAAACGCACACGATCTGCAGCAAAACCTAGTGCCACCAAGAGAAAAGTTCTTATGGAAGATACTATGGTTTTACATGGCGA TACAATACGTCAGCAGTTGGTTAATACTGAAGACATACGTCGTATTCGCAAGAAAGCACCTTGCACGCGCACTGAAATTTCATTGATTCAGAGACGATTCTTGGAAGATGAAATCTTTAGTGAATCTGTACTTACTG GTATGTCGGATGACTTGACATGTTTGCACAGTGAACAATATGATCTAAGCAGTATCAGGATTTCTGAAGGTGATGAAAACCACGCATCAAATGAAGTAGCTAAGGATTCAGGGTGCTCTGTCGGACCTGATATTGCTGAAGGTGGATTTGAAGGGAGCTCTGTGCCTTTAATTAATGGCAATGATGAGCAAGTACAGTCTGTTGGTATTACTGTTCACACTGAAACTCGGCAGGGTGAATACAGTGATCTGAATTCTCAACAGGATAGAAATCCTGTCGATGGGATCACAGAAATGGAAATTGACAGAGATAATGCTGAAGCTGTTAATGCATCAAATCACTTTGTTCTAAATGAGTTTGGGGTGTCATCCCCAACTAATCTTGGTACTGAGTTTTTGTTGGAAGAAAGTAAAGCCAATACATCAGCTGATGGTAGTATAGCAGAATGCTTTGCACCTATTGAAAATGGGACTAATTCTCTTGTCACTTTACAAACTGGTGAGTCTGTGAATGGTTCTCAAAATGCATATGAAGCTGAAAATGATAAGGTTGATGTGATAGATGAGGCTCAAGTTGAGGTTGCACTCTTGGATCATGATGACAAGGACCCTATCCGTAAGGATATTGAAGAATGTAGAATGGATTCTACATATTCAGAAAATGTTGATGTGGTTCTGAACAATGCTTCATTAAATACGGGAGAAACCTCAACCTTTCAGGAAGTTGATGCAGTCAATAAAGAAATGACCTCTCTTGTGGATAATCAAGCT GAGTTTGAGGATGTTGCCATTGGAAATGATACAG AATTCCTGAATGTAGATGATGATGAGCTAGGTGAAGATGATGATAATGGCATGCCGGGCGGTGATGAAAGTCGTCTTCTTGACAATAGTGGATGGTCTTCTCGTACCAG GGCTGTTGCCAAGTATCTCCAGAATTTATTCGAGGATGAAGCTGTACATGGACGTAAGGCACTTTCTATGGACAGTCTATTGGCTCGTAAAACACGTAAAGAAGCATCGAGGATGTTTTTCGAAACACTG GTTCTTAAGACAAAAGATTACATCCATGTAGAACAGGGGAAACCCTTCGATGATATCTGTATAAAGCCTCGATTGAAGCTCTTAAAATCAGATTTCTGA
- the LOC107909115 gene encoding protein HEADING DATE 3A — protein MPRDRDPLVVGRVIGDVLDPFTRSISLRVTYATRDVSNGVELKPSQVVNQPRVDIGGDDLRTFYTLVMVDPDAPSPSDPNLREYLHWLVTDIPATTGASFGQEVVCYESPRPTVGIHRFVFVLFRQLGRQTVYAPGWRQNFNTRDFAELYNLGLPVAAVYFNCQRESGSGGRRT, from the exons ATGCCTAGAGATAGAGATCCTTTGGTTGTTGGTAGGGTTATAGGAGATGTGTTGGACCCTTTTACAAGGTCTATTTCACTTAGGGTCACTTATGCTACTAGGGATGTTAGCAATGGTGTTGAGCTTAAGCCATCTCAAGTTGTTAACCAACCAAGGGTTGATATTGGTGGGGATGATCTGAGGACCTTCTACACCTTG GTTATGGTGGATCCTGATGCTCCAAGTCCAAGTGACCCAAACCTCAGGGAATACTTGCACTG GTTGGTTACTGATATTCCAGCCACAACTGGTGCAAGCTTTG GTCAAGAGGTGGTCTGCTATGAGAGCCCACGACCAACGGTCGGTATCCATCGTTTTGTGTTCGTGTTGTTCCGGCAACTTGGAAGGCAAACGGTGTACGCTCCAGGGTGGCGCCAAAACTTCAACACTAGGGACTTTGCTGAGCTTTACAACCTCGGGTTGCCGGTGGCTGCTGTTTACTTTAACTGCCAGAGGGAGAGTGGATCCGGTGGCCGTAGgacatga